A region of the Sarcophilus harrisii chromosome 3, mSarHar1.11, whole genome shotgun sequence genome:
ATTTAGGGCATGTCAGCTCATAAAGGAGAAAACTAGTTACAAAGATCTGGTTAAGATAGATTCTCCTATCCAAATTGTTGGAGGCTGCTGGGTTTCATGATCAAGTAGGAGTTGCTGAAGATGTCTAGCTTGATTGCTCATTAAATGTCTACCAGTCAGGGGGattccttttcaaaaaatttcttGGAGTCTCCACTGGTGATCAATTAATAAATTGATGGACAATGGTTTCTTGGTTATGAAAAGAAACCATTGtccatcaatttattaattaacaTCAATAAATTGAAATTACTGAGAAACTCTCTTAGGGTTTTCATTTATCtcatatctttgacaagaaaaactcaaaggaggttatgaagaattggtcacaactgaaatgactgaataacaactctTCAACCTCCCTTTTCAAAACGTATTGACTCTATGGCCTATTCCTATAGAGCCCTGATCCCTCCCAGAATGAAGAGATTTGAAAGGAAAGAGCTAATACCTGGTAATCTCTAATGAGTTACTACTATCTTAACTGAATGCTATTTAAAGGTCAAAAAATGACTTTATGGTGGTAGAGTCGGGGTTACCATTGCAattggtggggagggagggagaacattttGGATCATTCCTTGGTTTTTCCTAGAAACTCTCATATCACACCATTTGCCTTTTCATAATGTTGGACCTCCTAAAGACTGTGAGAAAAcacttctatttctctatcttcATTCCCTACTAATCACATTAGAATGGAGAATGGAGGGCTGTCctctttcaaaattatcttgtgAATTCTCACAAGATGacagatattttataaataactCAGTAGTCTAAACCATGGCTCCTATCACCTCTGCAAAGGAACATGCAAAGACCCCTCCAGAACTATTCTGACTTGAGTGTGAATTGTAACATCACATGGATGCAAAGAACTTGGGACAAAGGTTCCATCATTTCAGGAGtgtttgttccattttttcatgaCGAAATAACTTATTGTTTCTGAACTTATTCCCAGACAATGCTCCTCATTTTGCTTCTCCtattaaaatgagaatgatttaGAATCATCAAAGcctaggatttagagctaggagaGATCTTAGAGATTACAAGtacaaacctctcattttatagaggagaaatgTTAAATGATGCTTCCTAGGGGATACATGTAGTTAAGTAGCCAAGACCTTCCTTCATTGTATTATATGGTAGAAAGTAGATTTAAAAACCATGTATTGCCTAAACTGTGACATATAATTGAATGAACAGACTATGGGATTAGACATGAATTGGCTCAGAACTGACTCAGAACTGACTAGGCTGATATTGAGCTAGACTACCTTTAAGAAATATCCTAGGTCTTTTCAATGTTCTCACTCTACCTCACTAATGCAAGAGACCACCTAATCAATCACCcaataatgtaatgtaatagaTGATCATGGAACATCATGATCCCCAAAcaatattgaaataaatgaaaagatgaatgGTGGAATATGAATGTAGGTTGTATTACCAATTATAATGTGCACAAAAATTGGCATAAGAGAAATTACTAAGAATAAATATGACTGGAAGAAGAGATCGGCAGGTATACATATATCAGAAAATACATATAGTATAACATGCAAGAAAATGATATTACCaactatgtaatatatataagaagaagaagaaaaacattattaaagATAGGTATGAGTAGAAGTACGGTGCCAAAAGGAAAGTGCATGCTGGTACCCCAAACTACTCACAGCAAGATTTGTTTCAGTATCCAGAAGAAGGTCATCCAACTTTAATGCTTGTAATTCCTTTTCCTGTAAATAGAAAGAAGTCATTATCTGTATATGAGAATAAAATGCTAACCCTAGATGTCAAAATTATTTCATGTTCAATTGAACACTTCCTGACCAGGGTCTGTGTTGAATTTAGTGCAAGAAcagagttttctttctctttgcctctcttaTCTTCCTCTTGGTCTGTCTTAATttgctcctcttcttccttcttgtcaACCTCTTTTTCcaccttttctttgtctttatctttgtcCTTGTCTTGATCCACTCTTTTTAGGTCACCCTGTTCCTGACCATCCTTGTCATCCTCTAGAATTATCTGGctaaagggaaataaaaacatAGAGCATGGATCATTCAGTGGCACTTGGAAACATGATGATTATCAAGAAATTCATTTTGCTTCCTATTTCTGACAAGAATGATCATCCTTGACTGATTTTTCTAGAATAGGTAGAGCCATTTCTAACAAGAAAGCTTTGATTGAATGAAAAATCTCCATGCTGGTATGCAAGACTTATGGTCATAATTTCCCCTATGTAGAAGGAATTTTCCCCCTGTCTTtaaggtagctagatggtacCTTAGATAGAATgttgaatctggagtcagaataGACTCTACATCAGATATTTATAAACTGTGTAATcatgaggaagtcatttaacttttatttgggtaagtttcttcaactataaaatgagaataatgatatttGCCTATAAGGTTATTGTAAATATCAAgtgggataatatttataaagcattttaccaCAGTGACTAGCCTTCAatctataaatgctaattataattattattgttgatatATTATGGTGCACAATGCAAGGCTAGTAGATAATTTTCTAACCAAAGACCGTCTCTATTTTAATATGTGATTGAATAAGGCACATTTAATAACAATGGATTCTGAATGGAGCAATGTGAATACATGAGTTTGGATtgatggtatttttaaaatttcatttcagttGGAAGGAATAAAGTTCCCTTGCCTCCAATTTGCTCATTGCATGTAAGAGCAAGAGCAAAATGGAGGAAATGACATATTGGCTGCTTCCCCACCCATCATAATGACCAAATAAACCTATAATTTATTGGccattttttattgtagtaatgCTATATCAAACTAAGGTCATGATCTGAGGCATGTCTAAAATGACCTATTGAAAGGCCTTCCATGAAAGAcagtgtggtaaagtagataGTGTTAGACTTGGAAAGTCAGAGATTTTCTAGCTGTTCTACCCTGTaattaacctctcagcctcactttccttatctataaaataattatagaaatactatttttattgttgaCCCTTTCAGTAAGGACAGACTctttgacctcatttggggtttgtcaaagatactggaactgtttgccatttccttcttaaggttgtgtcttgcccaggatcacatagctagtaagtatctgaggctggatttgagcttagaaagatgagttttcttgattctaagcccagtgtgtattatccactataccacttatcTTATCCATCTACCTTATACTATTTTCTGCCTTCAATCCTACTTAATTGCTATTGAACAGAGCTTCAGAAAGTCACAAAACTGctaaatgaatcaaatttataattttatttttctgatgtaatattttttattttcccccaattacacgttaaaacaattttaaaacattttttaaagttttgagtcaaaattctatcccttcctattcccttttttctccttcctgaaatggtaagcaatcagatataaatttaaatgtaaaatataaaacatttctgtattagtcattttgtacaagaagagttgaataaaagaaaagaaaaaaaaagaaaaagaatgaaaatgaaaaatattgtgtTTCAATCTGTAATCAAGTTCTTTATAAACAAgaaatatcagttctttttctggaggtagatagtatgttttatcattggtcctttgagattgttttggatcattatactgctgagaatagctaagatATTTATAGTTctcttcattgtacaatatttctgttactactcttcattgtacaatatttctgttactacaTACAACATCCTTTTGTTCACTTCACATTGTTTCagttctgaaatcattctgcttatgTGTTACATATTGTGTTACATAATTTCAAGAGGGTTTCTCACTGTAGCCATGCATTCCTTCCTACATTCCCATAATCTATCCTCCCTGCTATTTGTTTGTTTACCCTTCATTCAGCCTACTTTCTGATTTTGAATCTGATATTCAGACTAGGCTCTATGCACTTCCAGAGGGAAGGTCCTATTGTTGACTTTTTGGGGTATTGAATAATTGTATTTTTCTCCCAGACATTTCCAGACAGTCTGAAGACTTGAAACATCTCATTACCCCCAAAAAGGTCCGATCCAGAGGACAGCTAATTCCCTCCCCCCCTTGTCCGAGTTCTGTGCTTTTCTAATTTGGATTTTAGTCTCTGCAAAAAGAGTTCATCTAGACTTGGCCCCAATAAGCCATTTGAAAAATTCTGCTGGTTCAAAGTGGCAGAATTATAGACTCCTTTTTTGGTCCCACTTTCCTGGTTTGGTTATTTCTCTGTGAGCTGGGCTACATGCTGAAGTAACACTCTTCTCTGAGATTGGGGTCTATTTCTATTACCTCCAGGCTCATATACAAAATCTTTTTGGCATTTCAAACCTAACTCCTTTATATCTTTCCTTTATACCTTACTTTACTCCCTCTTACTCTGTttgaatcatttttcattcatgtccaattctttgtgatttcatttggggttttcttagtaaaagaAGAGTGGGAGAGGGTAGAgcagtagtacagtggatagagtaccagaggcatggagacaggaaaatccaagttcaaattcgaCCTCTGACAATTAGAGTACCAGAGGCATGGAGACaggaaaatccaagttcaaattcgacctctgacaattattagctgtgtgaccctgggcaagttatttcatcttgttttcttagtttcctcatttgtaaaatgatctggagggaaacaacaaactattccaatatctttgccaagagaactccaaatgtagtcatgaagagttagagttagattgaacaacaaaagaacaaataatgTAAATAGTTGCCTGAAAGTGAACATCACAGGTGTCCAAAATCTTCCTGgctttaatctttattctttgttgaaaTCCTGCCCTTCCTCAAGCCCCATCAGAGGCATAGATTTGGTATTCTTATTTTCACCCTATCCTCTTCCACCTCTGCACAATATCTAAATAGAATTTTGGCATTGGGGATGATTAATCTTGACAGAATGGGGAAGGAGAATTCCTTCAATTAATTTGTACAGAAAGTAAAGAGTAACACTCATAGAATTCACATGGAACATGATCAAATTTCCTAATTATGTCTCTGGGGTCCACTTCTGGATTCTAATTCATGAGAATTCTTTAATTTGTGTCTAAAAAAACCCTTCATGAACAAGAAAGGATTTCCCATTCTTTGTTTACACTGCCTAGTAAATGAATGCTCCTTAGACTTGAAAactaaaatttggaaaattttaagcacattaaaatcaattattttgaggaagaaaatggTAAGGTTGAGTTCACTTCCAAGGTCCTTGGATTACAttcactctctctctcagtctctctgtctgtctgtctgtctgtctgtctctctgtctctgtctctctctctctctctatgtatatgtatattatatatatacacacatgtatacttgtacatatatatatataatatgtatgtattttgtatattatatgtctatatatacctaaatatctatatatccacccatacctatttatctatatctatatctatatctatatctatatctatctatctatctatctatctatctatctaatgtaAGCAGTGAGCCTCAAAGTAAGGAAGACCTTGGGTTTAATACCCATCTCTAATATTTTCTAACTATGTAACCCCGGTCAAGTCATTTAGTTGTTCAGTGCCtccaagcaactctctaagacagtAAATATCTCTGATGGGAGACACATTCTCAGATAGAGGTACCtaaaccaatgacatcatgagggttccaaaaaaatttcccttaagtGAGATCTGGTAAATAGATTATGTTctgttctaatttatttcttataattaagTAATTAACAGATCTTGTTTGTGCATTGCTCATAATCAAGTATGAAAGAAGACAGTGATTCCTTCCTTGTTTAGGCTCTCCCTTCTCTAGATACCCCATCTTCTATCCATTCACATACACAGTACTTTGTCTCCCTATAAATCAGAAAAATGGAAGAGTCAAAATGAAACTTCTATTATCTTAGATGATGCcttttttcaggtgaaaaaataTGTTGCaagggaagacttacatgaactgatgcaaagtaaggTGAGAAGAGTGAATAATGATATTGTAAAAACTTATAAGGACAACAAGAGCCCAAATTGAATACCACAAAATAATAATGAGCAAGCTTGGCCCGAGGGAGAGATAAGAAAATGCATCTCTCTTCATTCTTTACAAAGGTgcagtggaggggaagaaatgaaacaatggatGTGGAACACGGATTGTGTATGTTCCCAGGCTAAAGTAATATGTTTCttggttctcttttctttttctcttttatgcttttgttataaaggatggcTCTCTTggtagggggaggggaaagagatataattggaaatgaagataatattaaaagaaaagataccaataacatttaaaatttttttctaaaataaaagatatatccAAATGTCTATTACATGGAAGAGTTTGATAAGCAAATGATCCAGACTTAAAATTCTATAACCTCGTTACACAAATAGatagtataaataaaattatggaaCAGGAACAATAGatgtagagaaaagagaaaaacaccagAATAAATTAATTTCCACAACAATCACTTTATCCAAAATCTTATCACCACAGTAGTTGTTCTCACAGAATTCTCAGACACTCAATATGGTCTTCAAATTTCTCAAATAGTCTTCAATTTAAATCAAATATAGATCTTGACATTTAGTCTGAGTCCAACTATTTCTTCCCATATGTTGTCCTCTACTTCAATTATAAGCAAATTCCCTCCTTTGACCCTCACATTCTGCAGAGTAACTTCTAAAGGCATTTGGATGGGTTTGGAAGAGAGCTGCCTTCCCTCCATTATTTTGGCTCccccatgagaaagaaagaaagaaaagaaagaaagaaagaaagaaagaaagaaagaaagaaagaaagaaagaaagaaagaaagaaagaaagaaagaaagaaagaaagaaagaaagaaagaaaggttattTGGCCTAGGAAAATCCAAATTGAATTCCAACTATGCTGCTTATATTACTTGAATTATATTCAACTAATTATCCCCCATCTTTGGTATTAatcttctcttctataaaatgaggagactagAGATAAGGTCACTTATCTCTAAATAACTTGGCtatgaaaacatgaaaatttcCTTGATTCTTCTGATTGGATAATTTTCCTGAGACTTTCCAggtattttttttcagaacatcATTAACCCATATATCATGTGACATGGCAAGCATTCTGCACACTGCAGAGTCTACAAATGAttgttggatgaatgaataaGCCTCGTTCAACAAGGAAGATATAATTGAACATAACCTGTATATTAAAATGTGATCTCTGTCCTCTCCAACCTTACAATCTGATTTCcatgtgacattttaaaaagtttgagagacaatTTCTGGATaatgtaatcattttattaatatttctagtGTTTGATGAAAGTATAACTTTTTGGCTGTCTCTGTCTTAGAACAAAAACCCCTCATAGTGGTGGGCTCATGGTTTATATGATCTTGGAAGAGCAAGTGTTCCTGAGGATGGCAATAAATTTTGATTggttaaaaattaatgagaaaatgaatattacacaAAGAGAAAATGAGCTATATTACAATGAGGGTCTTGGAGTAAGGGACTTGAATTCTTCAAGCCTTGGTTAAAGAGACTTATCAGTTTCTATGTCATCTCTCACAAAAGGAAGAATCAATATCTCCCCAGGCCTGTATGAGTAAATACAATGAGCAGAAATCCTCCTATTAGCACAAACTTAGAATTTTTTACTGTCTGATTAAATTTTGGCCTGAGTAAATCTTTGAAAAAGATTTCCCATATTGAttgatttctgaatgaggaagtagaaaagggaaaaaatcttggTCCCAATGCAATAATTGgttatttaaatagaaaagagaaataatcatttatctCATCCTTTTAGTTAGACTGACAAAAAATGAATTGTTCACTTACCAGCTAATATCCTCAGCTTCACCTTTTGACTCTTTGTCCAAATCTTCaccttcttaaaagaaaaaatattacttatCAGTAATGTTCTTGATTCATTAGATGTAAATATGCAATGGGAGTAGAGCAACATAAAGCTGGGATCAGAGACCCTGTAAAGAGGCTCCTTTTTGACTACCCTAAGCTCAACTCCTGAATCAAATGATCTTCCTAGAAATATTTGATCCTGTTCAGTGAAGGTTGAAAACCTCGGGTGGGCTGTAATCAACTTTAATTAGCTTGCACAGACTTTAAATCTTCAATGTGAGTACTTCCACCTCACAAATTGGTGAATAGGCTacaaaatcagggcttgatttattgatGTTTCTATtgtaaaaacatataaataatatatgtgaatcTAAAAGTGTATGCCTACCTTTTCTACCAGCCACTCCCACCCATACCTGCCTAACAGCACACTCCTGTATGGCTTTAAAAACATAACTTAGGATCGGCAGGAATACAGTAGAAGGTTCAGTGAATAAAATCATCACTAGACTGAAGCCTGGTGGCTGAGTGataattaatgatgatgataacttgcatttatatagtgctttaagattctattatctcatttaaaactCTTATCACCCCTGCTTTGAACCTCCAGAATCTTAATGACCAGTAATAATTCTTGGTACTGTGGAGCACCATATATGTTGCTGGTTCTAAATTCATTACTAGTTACTAAAGCAGCAAATCATTTGAATTTGAACAGTTTACTTTTTTACCTCTTTAAATCTTACAGCAatgctaatttttattattaatttcttacaatattttagagttttCAATAGTCAATTTCCAAATAGAATTTCTGCTTTATTAGCTTATGTTATTCTCCTCCTCCAGACTCTACCATCTCCAACTCTATTGCCCTATTTAGCAAAGATTCTGTAAAATTACATAAATCTGACATATATTATCATAGACAGAATTGGAAGCAACCTTAGACAATATTTAGTCTCATTCccttcatttttgttgttcattcaagTCAACTCTTGTGACCCCTTGGACCATTGCATAGCAGgatcctttctctccttcatgaTCTCTCAAAGACCATCCAAGTACATATTCATGGTTTCCATAGTATCATCTCTCTATCTAATCCTCTGACATCCCAATATCTTTTTCAATGACTCTCAACTTCTCATTGTGTGgccaaatatttaaatttcagcctcattttacaaaagagcaaATATTTAGATGGAGgaagtgacttactcaaaatTGCAGAAGGTAGcaaagttagaatttgaacccaggacctctgaTTTCTCTAAAGAAAGTAGCAGGTGGGAGAGTGTGATTACTGGGGAGGTGGGAACAAATTTGACTCCAGCTCCTTTTCATCTTAGAATATATAGTTGTTGGTTGTTGTttgaggtggggagagaaggaagccAGGACTAGCTAACAGACTTGACTTCTAGCTTGGCCTGGGGATAGGAAAGAAATCCTGGCTTCCTGAGTACTAGTTAAATGATCCTTCAGGGACTGCCTAAACAGTATATTCTCCTTGGACAGGGGGTAGTACAGTTGGCTAAGCTGTTTGGGTGTCTGCCTGGGCTGCAAAACAACCTATCTCCCTATTTTGACCAAAAGGATCTTCAGGATGAGCAAAATTAGGCTATACAAGTAGCACCTCAGTGCCTGCTAAAaaaccttccttctttctcatctaaACCCTTGTGATATTCCCTGAAATCTTGTCCTACTTGGCTCTTTAACAAAGCAAATGAGAGTTTGGAACCTGGATTTTGCAAAGAAGAACTCCCAAGAACTCTGCTCAGCTCCTTGTCCAGGCATCTGGATGGTATAATGAACAGAGGGTGAGATCTTGGAGAAATTATTTGATTTCTCtcagcttccatttcctcatctaaaaatgctTGGTAGATGTCCAATGAAACCATGAACTATTGTTCTGAAAAAGTCTAGCTCCATAAATTTCACTAAACTGAGGGGTAAAGTGCTAAATCAGAAAGCTGAATTCTAATCTCTGCTCTAATATAAACTTTGGTAGCTATTTCTTCTAAAAAAGGAGGGGATTGGACAAGGAGGTCTCtttaggtcccttccagatctaacaGTATGACCTTATGAGATTTGACCACCACTGCTCATCTAAGCCTCAGGTTCTATAAATTGAATAACCCTTTCTCtatgattttagataaattatATCCAATCTGTAGTGTTTCagaaatttcttctatgaaatggAGTTGGATGAGATAGTCCCTAAAGTTCATGCAAGTTCTGACATAATACTATGAGGGGTGTTTTGGGGACAGA
Encoded here:
- the C3H13orf46 gene encoding uncharacterized protein C13orf46 homolog isoform X3 is translated as MEKETVHRRHRLITGVPPTVMAPGLHKGVTEASELQRSKSVGGFSPKGEAVAPIEKLLQEFEGEDLDKESKGEAEDISCQIILEDDKDGQEQGDLKRVDQDKDKDKDKEKVEKEVDKKEEEEQIKTDQEEDKRGKEKENSVLALNSTQTLEKELQALKLDDLLLDTETNLAKIENTLTEEKSSKAEAGDMSEDESKTMWICCFPISTKKKSKEKA
- the C3H13orf46 gene encoding uncharacterized protein C13orf46 homolog isoform X4; this translates as MEKETVHRRHRLITGVPPTVMAPGLHKGVTEASELQRSKSVGGFSPKGEAVAPIEKLLQEFEGEDLDKESKGEAEDISCQIILEDDKDGQEQGDLKRVDQDKDKDKDKEKVEKEVDKKEEEEQIKTDQEEDKRGKEKENSVLALNSTQTLEKELQALKLDDLLLDTETNLAKPPVAFVEIDLEERTEEEIEV